The following DNA comes from Triticum aestivum cultivar Chinese Spring chromosome 3D, IWGSC CS RefSeq v2.1, whole genome shotgun sequence.
GCATGTGGTGTACACCACCTGGAATACTACAGTACAATTTGATCTACTACATCACACTCAGCAGAATGCGTTCAACTGGTTTGCTCAAAAGCACTGAAAGGGTGAGGTGTTGGTTGCGCACCTATGACAAGGCTAATAACAATCCTTTGCATCAGCGTATACGAACACACCAGGAACAAATAAAACGGTTGCACAACACAGTGAGAAGCATATTGCACAACTGTCTTTGATCACATCAAAGATATAGCAGGCAGATTATAACTTGAGTTGGGTCAAAGAACAAACCCTTTTTCATGTATCTTTTTGTCGTCAGTCGAGAATGCAGTTTCCACATAAATTCAGGCACACTGTCAGATGGGAGAACAGGTTCcacatacacatacacatacacCCATGCAATTCAAAAAATATTACAACCTTCAAACATACCAAAATTTCACGGCACATACACTTGCAGCCGATTATATCCCAAGGCATACAAACTAAAAAATGATTTTACTAACTTACAACCTATGTCCCCTACCGAGTCCCCTTCTACTTTTCTGGAAGGGGGCTTTTCGAGTTGCATCAGCACCTTCCAGGGGAATACTACTGTCTCAGGGTACCACCAAGCATTTTTCTTCTTGCTTGAGATTAATATATATCAGGATATCAGCATCCAATGGTTGATGGGCAACTCACAGCGTGAAGGAAAATGAGTTGCCCTTATTTGTTAGTACGTAGCAGTATCTTTTTCGCGACCCTAAGTCGCATCACATTTGCTGTAAACAAGAGCCACTAGATTGCGGTGGTAAGTAAGTGTACAACAGCCAGAAAGGCAAGAAAGGTGTCCTAGAACTCAGAAGTTTGTTAGGATTTGATCTTTGGGCATACCATCAGCAACAAGAGCTCTAGTAATTTCCTGCAAATATTAACGTACATGAAGATCAGCCTAAGAATATAGAAACAAGCCACCAATTTTAGAAGTAGAGACATGGAGTACTACTCTTGAATGGCAACAGTCGGCACTAATATAGGCTTCAGTTTCAAAGCTGTCTTTAATTCTTACTCTATTTGTACAGCCAATTGCTAGGTCTGGGCAGCAAATTTGTACTGGTACTCTGTTAGCCTATAAACATGGCCTATTAACAACAAATCCAAGGCAGTAACAGTATGGCCCGTAAATGGTGATGGCACACTTGTGTCTATATTTCATAAGTAGTTTCATCTTGAGAAAGTTTATGACCATGGATTTGCCAGAAGGGCATGTTTCTGATGTACAGATGTCTAAATAACAGAACACATGCATCATCTAACGTACAGAAAGAATCGAGACACAAAGATTGGTTTGGCAACCTGTATCATTAGCTACAAAAGTTAGAAATGAGAACATATACCTCAGTCATCTGTTTATGTCCACACAAAATCGCTCCCGTTGATGATGGATTTATAACTTTCTTTGCCCTTGAAAAGGCATTCTGAAAATGGAAAAATAAGTAAGAATATAAGGTAACCTGGTGAGCTAAGAACAGCCGAAAAGGAAAAATGATAACGGTACCTGAACATAGCCACGCTGGCCAGTCCACTGCTCATCTGGTCTAGAGAGAACAGGTATAATTTTTATTCCTCTCGATTCCCAGTCACTGAACCTTTCCTGTCAGAGCAGAGTTTCCAGCCGTTACATAAAGAAGGTTGTACTTCTAAAATGTAACTTTAGACTGACATATACCTGATAAGCCATCCTTTGAAGGTTTCTAACCCCATAAAAGAGGCTTACATCAATCTTCTCATTTTCACCAAAACCTGACTCAATGAGTGACCGGATTGGACTGCCACACATAAATGTAAAAAGAAGATAACATGAGCAGACTTTACACACTCCAATGAAATCTATCTTCCTCAAAATGCACTATCCACATCACTGATAAATTTGAGATGGCAATTACGTTTGCTTAAACAAAGGGTGAATCAGTGTGTGGATGCAATATATGTAGAGTGCAGAATTCGAGATGTACTAACAATCCAACTCAACAAAATAGATAAAACTATTCATGGATGCTCATCCAATCGAAATGAAAGAACAACAAAATCAAGGAGAAGGTCATCATCACCCATCAACCACATGGCATGTGGAATGTGGCAGTCTATGAAACAGATTATGTGCTTACCAAGCAACTCAATCGTTGTATTTAAAGAAAATATGGAAAAAACCTGATGAAACATCGTACTACAGTGGTGCTATCTAGATCATTGCCATGGCTGGGGACCAAGTCTTTGTTGTCCTGGATGTGATCTAGTTTTTGTATATGGTCTGTAGGTGTTTTAACTGATTGCTATTCTAATGTAGTGGGGTGTTGCATTCCTTAGATGTGGTCCAGATGTCCGGAAATGTAGGACGTTTTCCTTCCCTGTTGCGTGTGTTTGCATCGATATTGGGCTCTTTGTAATGCTGTGTTACTCTGTTTATGACTCCATCTTCTTAGTAACGAAAATGGGGGCCTTGTGGCCCTTTGATCGAAAATATCTAGATCATTGGCTCTAAGATTGAACAATTGTGATGCATCTTATATAATACAATTGACGCGGGTTTGACAAATATCATGGATGCGTAAGAAAAAATTGAAGAATTGTACAGAAGCAGAGGGGCAGTTAGGCACCTGATCCCGGATCCGGTGGCGAAGACGAGGACGTCGCGGGCGTCGGCGATCCTGGTTACCTCGAACCCGCGGCCGACGACGCTGCCGCCGACGGGGACGAGGTCGCCGGGCTGGAGGTCGCAGAGGCGCGCGGAGGAGGTGCCGGGGAGGCGCTTGACGAGGAAGTCGAACGATCTGGGCGGAGACGCCGAGGAGGAGGCAGGGGGAGGGGAGGAGATNNNNNNNNNNNNNNNNNNNNNNNNNNNNNNNNNNNNNNNNNNNNNNNNNNNNNNNNNNNNNNNNNNNNNNNNNNNNNNNNNNNNNNNNNNNNNNNNNNNNNNNNNNNNNNNNNNNNNNNNNNNNNNNNNNNNNNNNNNNNNNNNNNNNNNNNNNNNNNNNNNNNNNNNNNNNNNNNNNNNNNNNNNNNNNNNNNNNNNNNNNNNNNNNNNNNNNNNNNNNNNNNNNNNNNNNNNNNNNNNNNNNNNNNNNNNNNNNNNNNNNNNNNNNNNNNNNNNNNNNNNNNNNNNNNNNNNNNNNNNNNNNNNNNNNNNNNNNNNNNNNNNNNNNNNNNNNNNNNNNNNNNNNNNNNNNNNNNNNNNNNNNNNNNNNNNNNNNNNNNNNNNNNNNNNNNNNNNNNNNNNNNNNNNNNNNNNNNNNNNNNNNNNNNNNNNNNNNNNNNNNNNNNNNNNNNNNNNNNNNCGGGGACGCGAGCGCCGCGGCGGCGTGGGAGAGGACGCGCAGGTGGTGCGGCCGGAGCAGGTGGAGgcgccgcggcggcgaccggaggagcatcgcggcggcgggaggcggccggccgatgcgggggagaggaggggggaAGCTGCCGGATCTCGGGGGCCTCCCGCGAGGCAGGCGGCGTGGGTGTATACGCACGTGCGCATCTTTGATTTCTCCTCTTCCAATTCCAAGTCAAGAGGGAAAATTATACTTCGCCCAAAATAGAAAGCAATCTTTTTTTTTTCTTGAGAAAAAAGTTTCCTGTGCGCCTCAACCGTGTCCGCAACCGTCTCATCAGCACTTGATCATTCATGTTGCAAAAGAGGTGAGCACAACCTGTAATTAGATGATTAGAAAGACCGTGGTATCTTCAGCCTATCAGAATTCAAGTCCTAGTGCTCGCATTTATCAAGCTCCATTGCTCTCCCGTTACCGGCCACCATCATCGCATAGGAAACAACACACCACCCTTTCCAAACCAGACTGAGCTCCTACTCGAGGCCATGACTTCTTTTTAAAGGAAACTCAAAGCCATGACTGCAAGCACTGCAACGCGGTATCTTTCTACAACAAGACATCTGTTAAAAAAATGCAACAAGACCTGTATTgcaaaaaaactcaaaaaaaaatcTGCGGCAAGACCTcgttgcaaaataaaataaaattgcaacaCAACATTTATTACAAATGTTTCTGCAACAGGGCATCTGTTGCAAAGGGGTTCTCGCAACACGACTTTTGTTGTAAAAGTGATGACGACGCTCGGCCGCGAGATTGCATCAGATCTGACGACCGACGCATAGCACACCTCTCGCATAGAAGAGCGTTTTGCTCGATTGCTTTGTCTGCCCCGTGCTTCTGCTCCTCTTTTCGTTCATCCTTCTCTCCACCTATTTTAATTTGTCTTTGCCTCCCTTTCCCCTCGGTTTTTCTCTGATATATTTACGGACTGCCCTCCCCCCCTCCCCTGGCTTGACCGATTTAATTAGTTCCTCTGTCACGCGGGTGTACCTGCCTCCTCCTCCCAATCCCATCTGTGTCGCCGTCCTCGACCCTTTAGCTCTGCCATCCGTTGGCGTCCTCTTTGTCATCAAGTTCATCAGCACATCAAAGAAATCCATCAAATCCATCACAAAATTGCAATCATTAAGGAAGGAACAAATCGGTGGAGCTTTTTCCAAACCTTGCCCGCCGTCCGGAACGTCCGGGAGGCGCGGTTAGCCGCAACATCGCGAGAGCGCGCGACACTCATCCAAAAGTGGATAGTGGGAGGGGAGGAAGAGGGGTCTAAGAGCCAAGCATTCTCAAAGAAAATCAAGTTGACTATGAGATTTTTGTGGAGGCGGAGACAACGATGAGGAAGTGCTCGGAGGTTGTGCGAGGCCAGGAAGAGAGGGCGGAGTAAGGGAAAAGAGTGTCCTAATCAATGTCAAAAGAAGACACGGTCAAGTCGAGCAAGAGTAGAGGGGTCGCGTTTATCAAATCAAGCATGTCTTTTATGACCGGAACAAAGGGCATGCATGTTGGTCACAATTCAATTTTTTCGTTAATTTTGTATCGTCGTCATGAACGACATATGTGTCTTGGAGCAAATATATATTTTTTATGCTTCACATTTTTTATTAAAATATGATGTTACATTATGTCAAATTCAAAAGGTTTTTCTTTGTATACATCATTCTCTTAcatattttttatgttttatttgtTTTTAAAACGTAAGCAAAGAACACTCTTACATTTGTATTTTCAATAGTTTTAGTTGTTAAGCACCCATTGGTGCATTTGTTTTACCATGGTTCCCACAACAACGCGGAGCATCATCTAGCTGTATATGCCTCTTTTTTCTCTCAAAGAAAAGAACTTTTTATTCAACTGTTGTGATACAACAATTCGTCCTCTGCATGGCCAATAACTCTAGACTTACGGACAAAACTCGTACGTCCTTCTTGTGTTGCTGAATCACATTACAAGATCGCATACAGTTCCACGCGCGGCAAAATTCTCGGAAGTTTCACCAATCATCATCTTCTTCGTCTTCAGTGTCTCCTTGCGGCGTGCCGGCGGTAGGGGCCTGCAGCTGGATAAACTCGTCCTCCTTCTCCTTGCCGAGGCACGACACCGGGAGGACGTCCCCGACATGCTTCCCGAACGCCTGGTGGCAGTAGGCGGACGTGCTCCCGCCGCCGGCCGTCTTCAGGTTCACCCCGTCCAGATACAGGTGCTTGCACGGCATGGCGTCGCTGCACGCGAACGTGACCGCCCGCTCCGTCGCCGAAGTGCCGGTGATGTCGATGTACTTGATCTTCTCCACCGCCACCACGCTCCCGTTCTGCACGGCAATCCCAAGCAAATTCAGagacgtgcatgcatgcatggtgtcATCTGTTATGGTGCTAGGTAGGCAGTGAAATGCATCATCGGATTCAGATTCCAGACAACCGGCCGGCGAGCCGAGCTTACCGGGGTTCCACAGGGAGTTCCCCGGTTGGAGTTGGAGGCGGAGTAGTGCTGGTCGATGACAATAGGGTTGGCCACGTTCCTCATCGTGATGTGCGCGAACTTCACCTTGCGCGCGTAGCCGCAGCCGTTCTGAATGAATGATGGCCAAAAGCACAGCACAAAAGGTGGTGAAAAAGGCGATGTCACGCCTCACATAACATTTTCTTTTTATGATCGTTACCTCGTAGGTCTTGATGCGTAGGCCGTTCTTGGTGTTGGAGAGGAGCATattgtccatcttgatcttgtgtatCCTGTCATTACTTTGGTTCTCGCCCAAACCTCCAGTGCTGACGAATACcatggaggagaagatgatgaaacATTTGGCTTAAAATTTGACGAAAATTTCATCTAGATACGTCCAtttcagcgacaagtaatatggatcggaggaagTAGTACATATTAGCACATTACCTGATGCCGAGGCCAGGTCCGCACGAGATGGCTCTCAGCCGGATATCCGAGGAGTTGCCCGCGATCGACACGCAGTCGCCACCTAAAAACGATCCACAGGTAATTAGAAACACCAGCAAAATCCCGCCTGCCAGAAGAAATTTCAGTTCGGAATGCACCGTACCTACGGAGAAGAGATCGTGCTTGATGTGCACGTCGGTGGAGCTGACGACGAGGACGCCGACGGTGCCGTGGCTGTACTCCGGCGAGgtgactctgagatagtaggcCTCGACGTCGTGGCAGCGGGTGAAGACTAGGTGCTGGCGCTGGCTGTTCTGCACCGTGATGCCCTTCACGCTGACGTCCCGGCAGTCCTCGAAGTGGAGCGCCATGGGGGCGACTTCGTATGGGCGGTACGAGGTGCAGTTCTCGTCCTCGCACGACCCCGCCCACCATTGCTGGCCCCGGCCGTCGACGATGCCGCCGCCGCTCAGCGACAGGTCGCCCACACCCCGGAAGTGGAGCCACCTGCCCTGGTCGCCGTCCGACCAATCTTCCGGGTCCTCCGGCGCGATGATGTTCCCGGAAATCTGACAAGGCACAAATTACTATTAGGCCTCATTCGGTTCAAAGGATTTGTAGAGGAAAAGTATAGAAAGAAAGATTCGAGAGGAAAAAATATTTATAGAAGCATTCTATTTGTAGGAAACGCGTACAGGAATTTCGCAGAAATACTATTTATTTTTCTGTGTTTTTGGAGGAATCTACGGATCCACTCAAAGCCCATTTTATACGTAGGAACAAAGCAAGACATATCAACTTCCTGTACTATTCCTAAATCCAACGTTTTGGTTTCCTCCAAACCAAGCGAGGCTTTAGAGAGTGTACTATGACTGACGTGGCAgatgaagaagaaaagaaataaaaataccATGAGCTTGATCTCGCCGCGGCAGGGGCCGGCGAGCGTGACGGGCCAGATCTGGTAGGACTTGCCGGCGGGGACGTTGAGGTAGGTGGTTCCGCCGGTGGCGCACGCCGCCTTCCACGCGTCGACGAACGCCTGGTGAAGAAACAAAAGAGAGGGTCAAGGGAACGCCCCCGTGCCGGTGCCGCCGGAGGAGATGACTCGCGACGTGGCGTACGTACCTGGGTGTCGTTGGCAATGCCGTCCCCGACGGCGCCGAAGTCGTCGAGCGAGAGCAGGACGCGGGCCTCAACGGCGCCCGGCAGCAGGAGGGCCACGGCGCCGGCGAGAGCCGCGAGCAGGAGCGGCGTCCCTGCACGAAGCGCCATGCAGGCACGCACCGTGGAGGTCAGCTAGCTAGCTCGGTGTCGCTGCCACTGCTCTCAGTCGCGGAAGCTGCTGCGGCGCGCGCGAGTTCAGTTGGGTGAGTGAGGGGCAACGCCGGTGGATGATAAAGGGGCACGGGCCAACGGACGGCAAGCACGGCGTTGCACGATCGAGCACAAAACAAAACAAGATCGGGATCTGTGGGTGGAGGCATCTCATCTCTCGCCGGTGCACGATCGAGCTGCAATCTTGCATTGCCTGAGCCGGAATCACGTGTTGGTAGGTACACGGTCACCCGGGCTTCTCTCCCGGCGATCTGTTTGACTTTGTAGATATACGATCTTGGCATTAAACCGCATGCAGCTGGATATTCAACTTCATGACAAtgaaggagaagagaagaagcacgATCTAGCCATCTGGGCATCATGATCCACGaagcatgcaaaaaaaaaaaatcaggAATATGCAAagcttgcatatcatttcattgataCAAAAAATTAGAATGAATAAAAAAGTGCTACAACACATGACACAGACGCAAGAGGTGTGCACATGATGACTGAAGCAGAGAGACATTAATCATGATCCACGAATCATGCAATGGGCTCTCgctctttatttttatttgtttcatGTCCACGACCTTAATTAGGCCACTCTCAATGGGACACTAATAAATAGTAGGCCGTAGAATACTATGGACAAGCTACCACAATGTGTAGCACATCTAACAATAGAGCATATAGATGCGAAAGTGCTGTTCTAAGcccgagctcatatgagctcgggATTAGAAAAGCCGCCTCCATGGATCTATCACGAGGATGTTTCGGCACCCTGCTCCCACGTATGAGCAGTAAATTAAGAATACAATCTAAATTTTTTGACACATAGGTTTACCGAATCAGATTTGCTAagtctcatctagatgagatttaGCAATGTCACATCTAAATTTATAGTCTATATATACTTGCTAGATATAAACTTGactatatatgacatggcaacatcgaGGATGGCTAACGCGCGCGCGCGTTGCAGCGCTCGGTTTCGGACCAGGTAGGCTTTCCTCTTAAGTATGTGCGCAACGAGTTGAATTTCCTTTTTAACTAACCAGAGTGGCAGAGATTGAGGACACGCCGGCCCCCCNNNNNNNNNNNNNNNNNNNNNNNNNNNNNNNNNNNNNNNNNNNNNNNNNNNNNNNNNNNNNNNNNNNNNNNNNNNNNNNNNNNNNNNNNNNNNNNNNNNNNNNNNNNNNNNNNNNNNNNNNNNNNNNNNNNNNNNNNNNNNNNNNNNNNNNNNNNNNNNNNNNNNNNNNNNNNNNNNNNNNNNNNNNNNNNNNNNNNNNNNNNNNNNNNNNNNNNNNNNNNNNNNNNNNNNNNNNNNNNNNNNNNNCTGGACCAGGGTGCTTGCATGCAACTGAGAAAGAAAATTTTGGTGGGTCCAGGCGCTCACGGGATTGCTACCATTCCTTGCATGCATCATCACGCTGGGCACAAAGATAGGACCCACTAATAATGACCCTGGTAGTTTAGAAATGGAAAGCGGAAGGAGATACGCCGTTGTCTGTCGCGCGTCGCAACGCGCGAGCGCGAAGGAGTGATTTCGGGCAACATCATATATATAGCCAAAAGCCGTGAGTACTATTAACCATACTCTCAAAGTGACTTTGGGGCTTGCAAAGCGTTACGATGGGCCAGATAAATCTCATGTGTGTTGTCAAATCAACTACGCACGATTAATGTCGGCGGATGACTAGGTGGAACACTTGGGGAGCCAGAGCATGTTGATGACATGGGTCGATGGGCCGGGACGGTTGGGCCACCGCACCCGGGTGATGCCGCCTCCATCCCCGCCCGATACGGGCATGAGGCGGATCCTATCGTTGAAGTCGGGGTAAAGTCTGAAAAAAACCTTAAACTCGTAGAGCCAGTCGGAATTGAACCTCGAACTTTCAATCCCTGAAGTTGATACCTTGTACTTTCTGATCCCAGTCAATTTTAACCCTAAACCGACCGTAGGCAGTTTGTCGCACCGGAAAAGGCTCGATCCCGGCTGGGATTGTCTCTTCTTTCACTGACTATGCGGTCCTACTTGTCATATTCATCTTCTTTCCTCCAATCCCCCTCACTTTTCTTGCTCACGAGGTGTGTGTCTCCAGCACACGCGACATAATACAGAACCCCTTGTGTCGCATGTCCACAGCCAATACGAGTCGGCTAGGAAGGGCGGACATTGTTGTCCCCGTCGTCGTTATCATCATCACCGGGATTGGGAATTAGAAACACGTTGGCGAAGAGCTCTTGGTGAAAGCCGTCGCTGGTACGACTTCCGCTTCGTCATGTCCATGCCGCTCAAATGCGCCATAGAGCTCGGCAATCTCGGCGCCATccacggctgcggcggcagcgcCGCGCTCGGCAAGCTGGCCACCATTATTGCGCTCGTTTCTTCCAGGCTAGTACGTGATTAATAGCTTCAGCGAGACGTGCGAGTGGAAAAAGCTAACCAAGCAAGCAGCTGGATTGATTGTCAAGCTAGCCACGGAATTTGGTTGTGAGTTTACGGGACAAATTGCTCGGATATAAACATAGCCGTTGCAGCAGGCTGCGCGGCCGCGGACACCAGATGGAGCAGCCAGATGCGAGCGACTCGATGTGGTCGAGCGCGGTGTCAACGGCGTTGAGGCGCCTGGTCGCCTTGGAGTTGGAGGCAGTGGATGAGAACCCTCCCTGATTTAAGGAGATCGAGAGAGAAAAGGGCCGGGAAGAAGATAGATATGACATGTGGGGTAGGGATGTCAGTGGGAGCATTTTGTGATCCCGAGCGGGATGAATCTTTTCCCGGTGCCCCAAACAGGTTCAAGGTTCAGATTGACCGGGATCAGCAAGTACGGAGTGTCGATTTCAGGGATTAAGAGTTTGAGGTTTAATTCTGACGAGCTGTATGaattcaaggtttaaaatagacttcaCTCTTGAAGTCGACTGGATGGGACGTCTTTGGACGTCGTGCGCTGATGGGCCTCTATTTCCCATGTATTTTCGAGAAACGCAGTCATGTAGTAGTTAGTTGCCATGCGTGATGCGCGGTTAGGCCAAATGGTTTTTTTCCTTGCCTATAAAACGAGGCATTGTGGGGGAGTGGTTCACATCACccacttcttcttcttgctcttcctcGCGCTCACTGTTGTAGCCCCCAAAAACTCCTCGCATGGGCCTGATTCCAGCACGAGATCTAAACAACtaggtgtgtgtgtgggaggggaaGGGGGGCGTCAACAAGCAGACGCCAACCCCAATTGGAGACCAGCGAGTGTTGCACACCCTGTTCATCGAGCGGGCTATAGCTGCCCTTGAACCACTTTGTGCGAGGGCTCCTCTTCTTCTACCGTTTGCATCTTCATCACCTTACTCCCAGTGATGTCCCGCACATTACGTGTTTCATCATGATGTGTGATTTTTTTTATGGGGGACTCAATCCTATCGTCGGTTGTGAAAACAGGCCTTCCTCTCGAAGGTGCAAACTATCAAGGTCGACTGCCGGCACTCAGACGAGGACTGGCGCCAAATACTTTAATCTGTATTTTTCTCAACATCATGCGTAGGCGGACCGTGTGTTAAATATATAGTTGGCCAAACGGGCCGTGCTTTGCAGGCCAACCCAGAAGCAAGCGTGCCCGGCACGTGGCTAAACAGGGGAGCCACTAGTTAACGAGCGTTCCTTCGGGaacctcgcaacgatcagcgtcacttgaCGCGCTCTTAGCCAttcgtcacgtgtcgcgctctgaaCGCTTCCTCCGgatttcagtttttttattttttcgcacgcgttttcggctattTTAAcgattttttttggcttttttcgaCGTTTTAGTTTTCCATCGGTCTTTCCTAACTTTTCGACCAAAACAAATTTGAAAAACAAAAATTTTTGCGCAAAAAAATGCGTTTCCTTTTtcccctttcgcgagagtcacagttttgtttccgcgagaggcacagttttgctttcgcgagagtcacggccgtgcctctcggaaacggaaaaaaatgtgttttctatttttttttctttcgcgagagtcatgattttgtttccgcgagaggcacggttgtgctttcgcgagaggcacggttgtgctttcgcgagagtcacggccgtgcgtCTTGGAAACgtaaaaaaacacgttttctatttttttttcacttcgcgagagtcacggttttgcttccgcgagacacacgggtgtgctttcgcgagagtcacagccgtgcctctcgaaaacggaaaaaacgtgtttttttgtttttttcctttcgcgagagtcacggttttgcttccgcgagaggcacggttgtgctttctgGAGAGTCACGGCCGTACCTCTCGGAAACgggaaaaacacattttttttctttcgcgagagtcgcggttttgcttccgcgagaggcacgggcgtgctttcgcgagagtcacggccgtgcctcctccgaaacgaaaaaaacgcgttttcttttttttccttccgtgagagtcacggttttgcttccgtgagaggcatggttgtgatttcatgagaggcacgggcgtgcctttttcggaaagggaaaaaacccgtgctcccggttcggtctttttgtccaattatttttataaaaaaaagtttatcaaaacctatcaacatggaatctagttttgaagatttTGACGCGAGGAATCTAACGGTGaaagcggtttgagatttggacgcacggtttgagagataaaacgttttgaataaaaatctacgaaaaaagggaaaactaccAGGTTGCGACGAGTGGCGCGCTCCATGTGCGCCTTTGTCGCAATCTGAGGGGTTGAAGTGATCTTTACAAGGAATAGGAGTACTTCTCAACTAGTGATTTCGGCTAAACAGGCCGTGCTAGGCTTATGACATGTCTGGGCTGTGCCTGGGCTGCGAGGCGAGGCCTGGCATGGCCCGTTTATCTTTTTCTGACTTTTATTTGCTATATGCCTGGGCCTCAAGGGGAGGGACATGTGCCGGCCGGCACGGCCCGCTTATGTACGGGCCTTTGCGTGCCGTGCCGGCCCGTTGGCCAGGTCTGGTTAAACCCTCTTCTGCTTCCGTCTCCCTCCCGAACTCTCGAACTCGGCGactccaatggcgccgccgccgccgcagacgcCGACGCCGGTGATACCGCGGGAGGCGTGGGAGGGCTGCAGCGTGCTCCTCGACATCAACGACGGCGACCGCCTCGCCTTCTTCCGCCTCACCCCCGGCGCGTCCGTACCCTccctccctttcccctccctctttAGTTTTCTGCTCCGAAACCCTAGCTGGTGCGGTCGGCTAACGGCTCTCTGTTGTGTGGTGGCGCAGGACGGTGAAGATAGGGGACAAGAGCTGCTCGCTGCAGCCGCTGCTCGGCCGCCCCTTCGGCTCCCTCTTCCGCGTCGGGCCCTCCGGCCTCGTCCCCTGCGCCGCCACCGACGCGTCGTCTCAAGGCAAGCATGCTAATGTTTTCTTCCAGTCCATTGATGTATTCTTTAAAATACATTCTGCTATGTTATCTTAGTAATAACAATGGCTGTGATTGGTACAGATGATAagccgcgaggcggcggcggcgccgatggCCAGGCACAGGACGAGACCAGGGACAATAGGTCCCTGGTTGACAATAATACAGCGCAGACGCTGTCAAGCGAGGACATAGAGGCGATGAAGCGGTGAGGATTCGACCGTTTTCAACTGTGTCCTGCTTGAGTAGGATATTTATTTGTCTGCTCTCTGTTTTAACAAGATTTTCATGTTACGCGGTTTTAATAGGGAGGGTGCGAGCGGGGATGCGATTGTGGAGGCTTTGATAGCGAATAGCTCCACATTTGGAAATAAGACTGTGTTCTCACAGGTTAGTATCAGGCACTGTCTAGTTTGATTCCTTACTGTTCTGGAGGACGCTGATGAGGACTGATTTAGTTCAACCTGTTCGGTTGCAGGAGAAATACAAactgaaaaaacaaaagaaatatgcACCGAAAGTGCTTTTGCGGCGCCCCTCTTCCAGAAGGTATCCCGCGCTTCCCTTTTTTGCAGCAGGAAAAATATCACATATCTTTTGAAAGCGAATACTCTGTCAAACTTGTGG
Coding sequences within:
- the LOC123073674 gene encoding probable polygalacturonase At1g80170, whose translation is MALRAGTPLLLAALAGAVALLLPGAVEARVLLSLDDFGAVGDGIANDTQAFVDAWKAACATGGTTYLNVPAGKSYQIWPVTLAGPCRGEIKLMISGNIIAPEDPEDWSDGDQGRWLHFRGVGDLSLSGGGIVDGRGQQWWAGSCEDENCTSYRPYEVAPMALHFEDCRDVSVKGITVQNSQRQHLVFTRCHDVEAYYLRVTSPEYSHGTVGVLVVSSTDVHIKHDLFSVGGDCVSIAGNSSDIRLRAISCGPGLGISTGGLGENQSNDRIHKIKMDNMLLSNTKNGLRIKTYENGCGYARKVKFAHITMRNVANPIVIDQHYSASNSNRGTPCGTPNGSVVAVEKIKYIDITGTSATERAVTFACSDAMPCKHLYLDGVNLKTAGGGSTSAYCHQAFGKHVGDVLPVSCLGKEKEDEFIQLQAPTAGTPQGDTEDEEDDDW
- the LOC123073673 gene encoding fruit protein pKIWI502 (The sequence of the model RefSeq protein was modified relative to this genomic sequence to represent the inferred CDS: added 141 bases not found in genome assembly); this translates as RAATADASLFHVSLDLSAHGPLLASHVAAGQFLPFRLPSAPYPIFLAISSPPPASSSASPPRSFDFLVKRLPGTSSARLCDLQPGDLVPVGGSVVGRGFEVTRIADARDVLVFATGSGISPIRSLIESGFGENEKIDVSLFYGVRNLQRMAYQERFSDWESRGIKIIPVLSRPDEQWTGQRGYVQNAFSRAKKVINPSSTGAILCGHKQMTEEITRALVADGMPKDQILTNF